One Pleurocapsa sp. PCC 7327 DNA segment encodes these proteins:
- a CDS encoding Coq4 family protein: MDYSPLIILKAFSAMLTGEESLDSVGELTAALLETPAFELAAKSLKADPACAALIRDRYIPPAHNLDELLHYPQDSLGYIYAYTMKDKGFDPDLYSHMAADSDASYVELRLSQTHDIWHIIAGFDTSCAGEIGLQAFHLSQFPYPLAAMLIANSLISSTLLAPKELPKLVQEIDRGLQMGKQAKSLFAQKWEQDWKKPLIQWQRELNIRISSAIAFNPKIGNSSSKSKKS, translated from the coding sequence ATCGATTACTCACCTTTGATTATTCTCAAAGCCTTCTCTGCCATGTTGACTGGAGAAGAAAGTCTAGATTCAGTGGGGGAATTAACTGCTGCCTTGCTCGAAACTCCTGCATTTGAATTAGCCGCGAAGTCCCTTAAAGCCGATCCAGCCTGTGCTGCGCTCATCCGCGATCGCTATATTCCACCTGCTCACAATTTAGATGAGCTATTGCATTACCCTCAAGATTCGTTGGGATATATATACGCCTACACGATGAAGGATAAAGGGTTCGATCCCGATCTCTACTCTCATATGGCAGCAGATTCAGATGCAAGTTATGTTGAACTACGGTTGAGTCAAACCCATGACATTTGGCACATTATCGCGGGATTTGATACCTCCTGTGCGGGAGAGATTGGGTTGCAGGCATTCCATTTATCCCAATTTCCCTACCCCTTAGCAGCGATGTTGATTGCCAACAGCCTAATATCTAGTACACTCCTTGCGCCCAAAGAACTGCCAAAGTTAGTACAAGAAATCGATCGCGGTTTGCAAATGGGGAAGCAGGCGAAATCTCTATTTGCCCAAAAGTGGGAACAAGATTGGAAAAAGCCACTCATTCAGTGGCAGAGGGAATTAAACATCAGGAT